A region of Nitrospirota bacterium DNA encodes the following proteins:
- a CDS encoding transposase, whose protein sequence is MPRQARLDISGALHHIMVRGINKADIFDDDQDRALFLKRLEKNVTEGSSTIYAWVLMSNHVHLLFKSGREGLSSVMRKLLTWYAQYYNRRHHRTGHLFENRYKSILCDEDTYLLALLRYIHLNPLRAGIVKTMEELDSYKWSGHRTIIGKDRNTWMDTDYVLAQFGITRREALHGYRKYMNEEIGEDHVKELRGGGLIRSQGGWSQVLSMRRRGQKEAFDERILGGGDFVNKVLNDAEGRQLRQHRNKRSGLTIEMIIEEECQQHGISSVELRGGSKRRKVSGARAQIALKGRDELGLTSAEIARHVGVNSSSISRTIARAEKRSED, encoded by the coding sequence ATGCCACGACAGGCCCGTTTGGATATATCAGGAGCCCTGCATCATATTATGGTGCGGGGCATCAACAAGGCAGACATATTCGACGATGACCAGGACAGGGCTCTTTTCCTGAAACGTCTGGAGAAGAATGTCACAGAGGGCAGTTCTACGATCTACGCATGGGTGCTCATGAGCAATCACGTGCACCTATTATTTAAGAGTGGCAGGGAGGGTCTTTCCTCTGTCATGAGAAAACTCCTGACGTGGTATGCCCAGTATTATAATCGTCGCCATCATCGAACCGGGCATCTGTTTGAAAACAGATATAAATCGATTCTCTGCGACGAAGATACATACCTTCTGGCGCTTCTCCGGTACATCCATCTGAATCCGCTTCGTGCGGGGATCGTAAAGACCATGGAAGAACTGGACAGCTATAAATGGAGCGGTCATCGTACCATTATCGGCAAGGACAGGAACACCTGGATGGATACTGATTATGTACTGGCCCAGTTTGGCATTACCCGGCGGGAAGCCCTTCATGGATACCGGAAGTATATGAACGAAGAAATTGGAGAAGACCACGTAAAGGAGCTAAGAGGAGGAGGGCTGATCAGGAGTCAGGGGGGATGGTCCCAGGTATTGTCCATGAGGAGAAGGGGGCAGAAAGAGGCCTTTGATGAGCGCATTTTAGGTGGTGGTGATTTTGTGAACAAGGTGCTTAACGATGCTGAAGGCCGGCAGTTGCGGCAACACAGGAATAAGCGTAGCGGTCTGACGATCGAGATGATAATTGAAGAGGAATGTCAACAGCATGGAATAAGTTCAGTGGAGCTTAGGGGTGGGAGCAAGCGGCGCAAGGTGAGCGGGGCGCGGGCACAGATTGCTCTGAAAGGCAGGGATGAGCTTGGACTGACGTCTGCAGAGATAGCCCGGCATGTGGGTGTAAATAGTTCGAGCATATCAAGAACTATCGCTAGGGCGGAAAAGCGAAGTGAGGATTAA